One window of the Planktothrix sp. FACHB-1365 genome contains the following:
- a CDS encoding ATP-binding protein: MTVTEILQFVDSLVFSETEQHLDDLQKKIVEQVFKGKTYKQIADIYDYDEGYIGDECRKLFKILSEQLGEDIKKSNFVSTIERLKITSSPLIIHTNSNHSKQNNNHTFNFCIPSLNNSNNNQEKNLNAKSKSVYHDLTLAPQIINFYNRETELETLSNWIVNQNSRLISVLGISGIGKTALVKRFIDLNLDQFEVIIWKSLKYPKPLEVLVQDLLNIIKSEEKQTIEDQFKQLLDLLIEKKCLIILDDVQNIFTPGEFAGQYQPEYHSYQNFLTLITETQHQSSLILISQEQCGEMECLDEELYSVKCLKLSGLYDSQILNHKGLGNGESWLTLINLYEGNPSYLKSIAILIKNIFDGDVAEFLAENELVITQEMRSHFNQLYNRLSPIEQQIVLKFSQFEQPLSRETLRETVELSSTDLINGLQSLQKRYLVTKVKEDKTMFKLSSVLREYLEN, encoded by the coding sequence ATGACTGTTACAGAAATTTTACAATTTGTAGATAGCTTAGTATTTTCTGAGACAGAACAGCATTTAGATGATCTTCAAAAAAAGATTGTTGAACAGGTATTTAAAGGTAAAACTTATAAGCAAATTGCAGATATTTATGATTATGATGAGGGTTATATTGGTGATGAATGTAGGAAGTTATTTAAAATTTTATCTGAACAGTTAGGTGAAGATATTAAAAAATCTAACTTTGTTTCTACTATAGAAAGATTAAAAATAACATCATCACCCCTGATTATACATACCAATAGTAACCATAGTAAGCAAAATAATAATCATACTTTTAATTTTTGTATACCCAGCTTAAACAACTCTAATAACAATCAAGAAAAAAACTTAAACGCTAAATCTAAATCAGTTTATCATGATTTAACCCTAGCACCTCAAATCATAAATTTTTACAACCGAGAAACAGAACTTGAAACTCTTTCTAATTGGATAGTAAATCAAAATAGTCGTTTAATCTCCGTATTAGGAATATCGGGAATAGGTAAAACCGCCTTGGTTAAAAGATTTATTGATTTGAACTTAGATCAATTTGAAGTCATTATTTGGAAAAGTTTAAAATATCCTAAACCATTAGAGGTACTTGTTCAGGATTTATTGAATATTATTAAATCAGAAGAAAAACAAACGATAGAGGATCAATTTAAACAATTATTAGATCTGCTAATAGAGAAAAAATGTTTAATTATCCTTGATGATGTGCAGAATATCTTTACTCCGGGTGAATTTGCGGGACAATATCAACCGGAATATCACAGTTATCAAAACTTTCTCACCTTGATCACAGAAACTCAACATCAGAGTAGTTTAATTTTGATTAGTCAAGAACAATGTGGAGAAATGGAATGTTTAGATGAGGAATTATATTCGGTTAAGTGTTTAAAATTATCGGGTTTATATGATAGTCAAATTTTGAATCATAAAGGATTAGGAAATGGGGAGTCTTGGTTAACGTTAATTAATTTATATGAAGGAAATCCTAGTTATTTAAAAAGTATTGCTATTTTAATTAAAAATATATTTGATGGTGATGTTGCTGAGTTTCTAGCTGAAAATGAATTAGTGATTACTCAGGAAATGCGATCGCACTTTAACCAATTATATAATAGACTTTCACCCATTGAACAACAAATCGTTTTAAAATTCAGTCAATTTGAGCAACCTTTATCCAGAGAAACATTGAGAGAAACTGTAGAGTTATCATCAACAGATTTAATTAATGGATTACAATCTTTACAAAAACGGTATTTAGTGACTAAAGTAAAAGAAGATAAAACTATGTTTAAATTATCTTCTGTATTGAGAGAATATTTAGAAAACTAA
- a CDS encoding J domain-containing protein, whose amino-acid sequence MATAVINQQVQDEIARLSQSQNVDANVLEEFANFVIQKNYNLKNKRSTQELSIGAVKQAVYHHFKVKNTQELKKSGLFRMSTDGMGTLDFRLASTWKMLYRKFVGVLPNEKNQEGYGCINGINIFNYFKPWRVFGLNPKIATKEDIKEAYYNLAKIYHPDNPTTGDRKIFEQIDIMYKSIIEVF is encoded by the coding sequence ATGGCTACAGCAGTTATAAACCAACAAGTACAGGATGAAATTGCCAGACTTTCGCAATCTCAAAACGTTGATGCAAACGTCTTAGAAGAATTTGCTAATTTTGTTATACAAAAAAATTACAATTTAAAAAATAAGCGTTCTACTCAAGAACTGTCAATAGGTGCTGTCAAGCAAGCCGTTTATCATCACTTTAAAGTTAAGAATACACAGGAGTTAAAGAAATCAGGTTTGTTTAGAATGTCTACAGATGGCATGGGTACACTTGATTTTCGTTTAGCTTCAACTTGGAAGATGTTATATCGAAAATTTGTGGGTGTTCTTCCTAATGAAAAAAATCAAGAAGGATATGGTTGCATTAATGGTATTAACATTTTTAATTACTTTAAACCTTGGAGAGTTTTCGGATTAAATCCTAAAATTGCAACGAAAGAAGATATTAAGGAAGCATATTACAATTTAGCCAAAATTTATCACCCAGATAATCCCACAACAGGAGATCGAAAAATTTTTGAACAAATTGATATTATGTATAAAAGTATTATTGAGGTTTTTTAA
- a CDS encoding MFS transporter, with the protein MEQLLGKLTKTDIRRSLRASTVDGVFAAIFTNATGGILLTKFLVDLEVNPLQIGLLSAIPMVVNLVQPLGAFLADRTTSRYRYCRLIYGTSRILWLILGLAIFMISPFHPFSHQILLYLTLAIISITSILGALGGSAWMSWMATLVPKKLRGRYFGLRNSASSLSNLISVPIMGMMISYYPLGPIRGYGVIVLLGVIMGLMSLACQYFMADVNPQIQHPIEPPSSIIIPLETEPVSNNSDFLSKFRIFSKIDSLIRQNSNFFIFLIYYDLWMFAVNLSLPFFSVYLLQGLKLDVSLVTLYASLQAGIYMLVLPRWGRLADRIGNRPLLLLIGMIVSTIPLLWIEAHHNSFSIWVWLPLIYLFMGATWAALDLCNQNLQMALVPLRNQASYFAFTSASTGISSALGTTTGGILAQFVCKNPENLLVLFALSSVLMLTALLPLTLTQEPGGQSAKHLLQKFGNVIGINRTITLKNKPAA; encoded by the coding sequence GTGGAACAACTTTTAGGTAAATTAACCAAAACTGACATTCGCCGAAGCTTACGGGCTTCTACAGTAGATGGAGTATTTGCAGCCATCTTTACGAATGCAACAGGAGGCATTCTATTAACTAAATTTCTGGTTGATTTAGAAGTTAATCCTCTGCAAATTGGGCTATTATCTGCTATTCCAATGGTGGTTAATTTAGTGCAACCATTAGGTGCATTTTTAGCGGATAGAACCACAAGCCGTTATCGATATTGTCGATTAATTTATGGTACATCCCGTATTCTTTGGTTAATCTTAGGATTAGCCATTTTCATGATTTCCCCCTTTCATCCTTTTAGTCATCAAATTTTATTATATTTAACCCTAGCTATTATTTCCATAACCAGTATATTAGGAGCGTTAGGCGGTTCAGCTTGGATGAGTTGGATGGCAACTTTAGTCCCGAAAAAGTTAAGAGGGCGGTATTTTGGTTTACGCAATAGTGCCTCTAGCTTGAGTAATTTGATATCCGTTCCCATCATGGGAATGATGATTTCTTACTATCCTCTTGGCCCTATTCGAGGTTATGGTGTGATTGTTTTATTGGGGGTAATTATGGGATTAATGAGTTTAGCCTGTCAATATTTTATGGCTGATGTTAATCCCCAAATTCAGCATCCCATTGAACCCCCATCTTCTATAATTATCCCCCTAGAAACTGAACCAGTTTCTAACAATTCAGATTTTTTATCAAAATTTAGGATATTCTCAAAAATCGATAGTTTAATTCGTCAAAATTCTAATTTCTTTATTTTTCTAATTTACTATGATTTATGGATGTTTGCCGTTAACTTAAGTCTCCCTTTTTTCAGCGTGTATCTTTTACAAGGGTTAAAACTCGATGTCAGTTTAGTAACCCTCTATGCCAGTTTACAAGCGGGAATTTATATGTTAGTTTTACCCCGTTGGGGACGATTAGCCGATCGCATTGGCAACCGTCCTTTGTTATTATTAATAGGAATGATTGTATCGACTATTCCGCTTTTGTGGATAGAAGCTCATCATAATTCCTTCTCCATTTGGGTGTGGTTACCTTTAATTTATTTATTCATGGGAGCAACCTGGGCGGCACTTGATTTATGTAATCAAAATCTACAAATGGCTTTAGTTCCCCTTCGTAACCAAGCCAGTTATTTTGCCTTCACCTCAGCGAGTACCGGAATTAGTAGCGCATTAGGCACAACAACTGGAGGAATTTTAGCTCAGTTTGTTTGTAAAAATCCCGAAAATTTATTAGTCTTATTTGCCCTGTCTAGTGTTTTAATGTTAACAGCATTATTGCCCTTAACCTTAACTCAAGAACCCGGCGGTCAATCTGCAAAACACTTATTGCAAAAATTCGGTAATGTTATCGGAATTAATCGAACGATTACCTTAAAAAATAAACCCGCAGCTTAA
- a CDS encoding LL-diaminopimelate aminotransferase — MATLNDNYLKLKAGYLFPEIARRVNAFAEANPDAKIIRLGIGDVTEPLPAACRNAMVQAVEDMGNRDTFKGYGPEQGYAWLREKIAANDFQARGCEISADEIFISDGSKCDTGNILDIFGDDNIIAVTDPVYPVYVDTNVMAGHTGDANEKGEYGGLVYIPITAENNFTAAIPTQKVDLIYLCFPNNPTGATATKEHLTAWVEYAKANGSIILYDAAYEAFISDPSLPHSIYEIPGAKECAIEFRSFSKTAGFTGTRCAFTVVPKTLTAKAKDGSDVELWKLWNRRQATKFNGISYIIQRAAEAVYSEAGKAQVKALIQFYMENAKIIREQLTAAGLSVYGGENAPYVWVKTPQGLSSWDFFDKLLQTCNVVGTPGSGFGAAGEGYFRISAFNSRENVEEAMRRITEKFKA; from the coding sequence ATGGCAACCCTGAACGACAACTATCTCAAACTCAAAGCCGGATATCTGTTCCCCGAAATTGCCCGCCGGGTAAACGCTTTTGCAGAAGCCAACCCCGACGCAAAAATCATCCGTTTAGGCATTGGCGATGTCACCGAACCCTTACCCGCAGCCTGTCGCAACGCAATGGTGCAAGCGGTGGAAGACATGGGAAACCGCGACACCTTCAAAGGCTATGGCCCCGAACAAGGTTATGCTTGGTTACGGGAAAAAATCGCCGCCAACGATTTTCAAGCCAGAGGATGTGAGATTTCTGCCGATGAAATCTTTATTTCTGATGGTTCAAAATGCGATACAGGCAATATTTTAGATATTTTTGGAGACGATAATATTATCGCCGTTACTGACCCCGTTTATCCCGTTTATGTGGATACAAATGTGATGGCAGGACACACAGGAGATGCGAATGAAAAAGGGGAATATGGGGGATTAGTTTATATTCCCATTACGGCTGAAAATAATTTTACTGCCGCTATTCCCACCCAAAAAGTTGATTTAATTTATCTCTGTTTTCCTAATAATCCCACAGGGGCAACGGCAACAAAAGAACACTTAACCGCCTGGGTTGAATACGCGAAAGCTAACGGTTCGATTATTCTCTATGATGCCGCCTACGAAGCGTTTATTTCTGACCCCAGTTTACCCCATTCTATCTATGAAATTCCAGGGGCAAAAGAGTGCGCCATTGAGTTTCGTTCCTTCTCCAAAACCGCAGGATTTACCGGAACTCGTTGTGCATTTACTGTTGTTCCAAAAACCTTAACGGCTAAAGCAAAAGATGGTTCTGATGTGGAATTATGGAAACTCTGGAACCGTCGTCAAGCCACTAAATTTAACGGGATTTCCTATATTATTCAACGGGCAGCGGAGGCGGTTTATTCTGAAGCAGGAAAAGCCCAAGTTAAGGCGTTAATTCAATTTTATATGGAAAACGCCAAAATTATTCGGGAGCAATTAACGGCGGCTGGATTAAGTGTTTATGGTGGAGAAAATGCCCCCTATGTTTGGGTGAAAACGCCCCAAGGTTTATCAAGTTGGGATTTCTTTGATAAACTATTACAAACCTGTAATGTTGTAGGAACTCCGGGTTCTGGTTTCGGTGCGGCAGGTGAAGGATATTTTCGGATTTCTGCTTTTAATAGTCGGGAAAATGTAGAAGAAGCAATGCGAAGAATTACCGAGAAGTTTAAAGCTTAA